AAACATCATAATCAAGTGCCGTTGAAAGAGCGAATTTAATGCTTGCCGTAGGCTTTTCACCCTTTAAACGCTCAATTCCATAAATTGAAACCACGTTATCAAGATCCGAACCACTTGCATAAGGCAAAAGCATACTTTTAACACTCTCATTTATCCTAGCTCTTAAAATTAGCTCCCTGTAAGCCAAAGTTTCAAGCAAGGCTGAGTAGTTATCACTTTCTAAAAGTGAAATTTCATCATCGTTTAGATACTTTTTAAAAAGATTTTTAATGTTTGTTAATAGCTCATCATAATCAAGCTCTTCAATAACATTTGGATATGGCAAATTCTTTAAATTAAGCATTACTTATCTCCATTTCATTACCGTTAGCAAAGATTATTTTAAATTTCAAAGAGTGGTTTTGTAAGCTTATTAACCTTACTTCACTAATTTTTACTCTCTTTTCCCATTTTTCTACTGCTTGAGTGACATAACAAGCAAGATCAGCTCTAAAGTTATCATCTAC
This region of Campylobacter anatolicus genomic DNA includes:
- a CDS encoding GPW/gp25 family protein, which produces MKYLVSIKNSIKDILLTPLGTRVMLPEYGSRIFELIDRKVDDNFRADLACYVTQAVEKWEKRVKISEVRLISLQNHSLKFKIIFANGNEMEISNA